From a single Cytophagales bacterium WSM2-2 genomic region:
- a CDS encoding transcriptional regulator has product MTAQTLDAFQVIADPSRRQMLMMLSKDSMTINSLAVNFDMSRPAVSKHVKILYNAGFISITDIGRERHCVLKQEGFNELQEFIDYFDKFWASKLKKLETILNNKSKEHDS; this is encoded by the coding sequence ATGACAGCACAAACCCTTGACGCCTTTCAGGTTATTGCCGACCCAAGCCGCAGGCAAATGCTGATGATGCTCTCCAAAGACAGCATGACCATAAACTCCCTGGCTGTGAACTTTGACATGAGTCGGCCTGCCGTTTCCAAGCATGTAAAGATATTGTACAATGCCGGGTTCATATCTATTACAGACATCGGCAGGGAACGACATTGTGTTTTGAAACAAGAGGGCTTTAACGAGCTACAGGAATTCATCGACTACTTCGATAAATTCTGGGCTAGCAAACTGAAAAAACTGGAGACTATTTTGAACAATAAATCAAAAGAACATGATAGCTAA
- a CDS encoding membrane protein: MKSIAHTIKKSLLSKRTWVYGSFVSILTMAVACESFVKIDPPKTQLINTVVFQSDATATSALTGIYSKMMEALAGSFANYKVNLCGGLSSDELKDYSNNVTQAGFYTNSLLANNSNVQSLWNDAFLYIYMANSVVEGLAGSTGVTPAVHQQLEGEAKFIRAFCHFYLTNLFGDIPYIKTTDYTANASVGRSPQLEVYQKIIADLIDAQTLLSDTYISTEKVRPNKSTATALLARAYLYTQDWANAVTQASAVIGAGYTLSPLSGVFLKNSSEAIWQLMPEVSGYNTFEGNWFVLSSTAAPTNVTASDSLFNAFKPGDNRKTSWLANVTVAGKTYYFPNKYKVKTGTTVSEYYMMFRLAEQYLIRAEALAQQNSIAQAVADLNTIRVRTGLVPFPTTLSQAQCLAAVEQERRIELFCEWGHRWFDLKRTNRADAVLSVSKPGWQTTDALFPIPQTQLTNDQNMAQNPGY; the protein is encoded by the coding sequence ATGAAATCAATAGCACATACAATAAAGAAGTCCTTGTTAAGCAAGAGAACATGGGTATATGGATCATTCGTTTCGATCCTCACGATGGCTGTTGCCTGTGAGAGCTTTGTGAAAATAGATCCGCCCAAAACACAACTGATCAATACAGTTGTTTTTCAGAGTGATGCCACAGCGACTTCAGCACTTACCGGCATTTACAGTAAAATGATGGAAGCCCTGGCAGGTAGTTTTGCAAACTATAAGGTCAATTTATGTGGAGGCTTATCATCCGATGAATTGAAAGATTATTCTAACAACGTAACGCAGGCAGGTTTTTATACCAATTCGCTACTGGCAAATAATTCCAACGTTCAGAGCTTATGGAATGACGCATTTCTTTATATATATATGGCCAACTCGGTTGTTGAGGGACTGGCCGGATCAACGGGCGTTACACCTGCAGTTCATCAACAGCTGGAGGGGGAGGCAAAATTCATCAGGGCGTTTTGCCATTTTTATCTGACCAATTTGTTTGGCGACATTCCTTACATCAAGACCACCGACTATACAGCCAACGCATCGGTGGGCAGAAGTCCTCAGCTGGAAGTGTATCAGAAAATCATTGCTGATCTTATTGATGCGCAAACATTACTGAGTGACACGTACATATCCACAGAAAAAGTAAGGCCCAACAAATCTACAGCTACTGCGCTTCTTGCCCGTGCTTATCTCTACACTCAAGACTGGGCCAATGCCGTCACACAGGCTTCGGCCGTCATCGGTGCAGGTTACACACTAAGTCCGCTGTCCGGTGTTTTTCTGAAGAACAGCTCTGAAGCCATCTGGCAACTAATGCCGGAGGTGTCGGGCTATAACACCTTTGAAGGAAACTGGTTTGTACTTTCTTCCACAGCGGCTCCAACCAACGTGACGGCAAGTGATTCACTGTTCAACGCTTTTAAGCCAGGTGACAACAGGAAAACAAGTTGGTTGGCAAATGTTACAGTTGCCGGGAAGACTTATTACTTCCCGAATAAATACAAAGTAAAAACAGGTACAACGGTGAGTGAATACTATATGATGTTCAGGTTAGCTGAGCAATACCTGATCCGGGCGGAAGCATTGGCTCAGCAAAATAGCATTGCCCAGGCCGTAGCTGACCTGAATACGATCCGGGTGAGAACCGGGCTTGTTCCGTTTCCCACCACACTTTCACAGGCACAATGCCTCGCAGCCGTCGAGCAAGAGAGGAGAATCGAACTTTTCTGTGAGTGGGGTCACCGCTGGTTTGATCTTAAACGAACAAATCGTGCTGATGCAGTACTGAGTGTGTCCAAACCCGGTTGGCAGACGACTGACGCATTATTCCCGATTCCGCAAACGCAGCTGACGAATGATCAGAATATGGCTCAAAATCCGGGATACTAA
- a CDS encoding DNA-directed RNA polymerase sigma-70 factor, with translation MLDDASLILQLNTGDKEAFETIYDRYSVDLYKFIFSRIRIKEISEEIVQEIFVSLWAKRESLKIASLSAYLFSASKYQILTYIRSDKVRKRYAAEFVLYLSGRHDNSIEEFINTSDLNSLIEKAITELPEKCQQVFRMSRFEHLTIKEIAERLNISTRTVENYITQSLRHLRLSLGEFLAFLLWLSIYNK, from the coding sequence ATGCTTGATGACGCAAGCCTCATACTTCAGTTAAACACAGGAGACAAGGAAGCCTTCGAAACTATTTACGACAGGTACTCGGTCGATTTATACAAGTTCATTTTCAGCCGAATTCGCATCAAAGAGATAAGTGAAGAAATTGTACAGGAGATTTTCGTGTCGTTGTGGGCGAAGCGAGAGAGTCTGAAGATTGCTTCGCTGAGCGCTTATTTGTTCAGTGCCTCTAAGTACCAGATTCTGACGTATATCAGGTCCGATAAAGTAAGGAAGAGATATGCAGCCGAATTTGTACTCTACTTATCCGGCCGCCATGATAACTCTATCGAGGAATTTATCAATACTTCTGATCTGAATAGTCTTATAGAGAAAGCAATTACAGAGCTTCCTGAAAAATGTCAACAAGTATTTCGGATGAGCCGTTTTGAGCACCTGACCATCAAGGAAATAGCAGAACGCTTGAACATCTCTACGCGGACTGTAGAAAACTACATCACACAATCGCTCAGACATCTGCGGCTGTCGCTTGGGGAATTCTTAGCCTTTCTCTTGTGGTTAAGTATTTACAATAAATAG
- a CDS encoding ABC transporter permease — MLLNYLRIAYRTLFRNKSFSFINIFGLAVGTTAFLLILQYVKYEQSYESYNPNADNIFRITLDRYKGSEYVVTDCETHAPIAAIIKEKFPEVKDFVRMFHNDGLQTIKAGEKKFLEEGSYYADPSAFNMFSLHVLRGDASTALSNPMTAVITETLARKYFGRTDVTGETLDIDHELFHITAVIADIPSNTHLKFVILLSHSSLLKNGWYKEDDWNGNNEYTYLLMEPGTDVMTFSKKLSDLSLQLKDKLDGDRYTPEEMKSIHLYSHKTYEPEVNGSAKTVYFLLVIAVFIIVIAWVNYVNLATARAIERAREVGIRKVMGSVKSQLIFQFLAETVLVNVLAGILAFGFLLLLIPSFRNLTGQPLLLNFTDLSFWYLFGGLTLTGALLAGIYPAFVLSSFQPVAVLKGKFRSSSHGQLLRRGLVVLQFGTTLVLLISMVTVYLQIKHMRTADLGMNIDQVLIIRAPLLDGPESQYTTTFDTFKKEVANNPEVKILARSTSVPGLDLHELSSTQIVRHGQDRNRSYEYYYYGIDANFIPTMNMTLVAGRNFSDDMPNTDMVIINEEAVHRLGFANAAAAVGEKLSFHTSGSRNPSVIIGVTKNFYQRSPKEKHIPMLFQYLQGTNFFALRLTTAHLRETLDKVTTTYGKVFSGATLSYFFMDEKFNRQYVADTRFGEVIASFSGLAVFIACLGLFGLSSYTIVQRTKEIGIRKVLGASVIQIVQLLSQDFARVILLATVVALPAAWWAMTSWLSNYEVRVQLNPWMFVAPSAAILLIALITVSFQTMKTALSNPTDSLKQE, encoded by the coding sequence ATGCTCCTCAACTATCTACGAATCGCTTACCGGACGCTCTTCCGAAATAAGTCTTTCTCCTTTATCAACATCTTCGGGCTGGCTGTAGGTACAACTGCTTTTTTGCTGATACTCCAGTACGTGAAGTACGAGCAGAGCTACGAGAGTTATAATCCTAATGCTGACAATATCTTCCGTATTACTCTCGACCGCTACAAAGGATCGGAGTATGTAGTGACCGATTGTGAGACACATGCACCTATTGCAGCCATCATCAAAGAGAAGTTCCCCGAAGTGAAAGACTTCGTTCGCATGTTCCATAATGACGGCCTCCAGACCATCAAAGCAGGAGAGAAGAAGTTCCTGGAAGAAGGAAGCTATTATGCGGACCCTTCGGCTTTCAATATGTTTTCATTACATGTATTGCGCGGAGATGCCAGTACTGCGTTATCCAACCCCATGACCGCAGTGATTACTGAAACACTGGCCAGGAAGTATTTTGGCCGTACTGATGTAACTGGCGAAACACTCGATATTGATCATGAATTATTTCACATTACCGCTGTCATTGCCGACATCCCTTCAAATACGCACCTGAAGTTTGTGATTCTGCTGTCGCACAGTTCTCTGCTCAAGAATGGTTGGTACAAGGAGGACGACTGGAATGGCAACAACGAATACACTTATTTATTGATGGAGCCAGGTACTGATGTAATGACTTTCAGCAAGAAACTCTCGGATCTCTCACTTCAGCTCAAAGACAAACTCGATGGCGATCGTTATACACCTGAAGAGATGAAGAGTATTCACCTCTATTCTCACAAAACATATGAACCTGAAGTGAATGGCAGCGCTAAGACTGTTTACTTCCTGCTGGTCATTGCGGTCTTCATCATCGTGATCGCGTGGGTGAACTATGTGAACCTTGCTACAGCCCGCGCCATTGAACGTGCCCGCGAAGTGGGCATCCGCAAAGTGATGGGTTCTGTGAAATCGCAGTTGATCTTCCAATTCCTGGCCGAAACCGTGCTGGTGAATGTTCTTGCAGGAATACTCGCGTTCGGCTTCCTTCTTCTGCTTATACCTTCGTTCCGTAACCTCACCGGCCAACCGTTGCTTCTTAACTTCACCGATCTTTCATTCTGGTATCTTTTCGGAGGACTCACTTTGACAGGCGCATTGTTGGCGGGTATCTATCCTGCATTTGTGTTGTCGTCCTTTCAGCCGGTTGCCGTACTTAAAGGCAAGTTCCGGTCTTCGTCACATGGCCAGTTGCTCCGTCGGGGTCTGGTGGTATTGCAGTTCGGCACCACGCTGGTGCTTCTCATCAGCATGGTCACCGTTTATTTACAGATCAAGCATATGCGTACTGCGGATTTGGGTATGAACATCGACCAGGTGCTGATCATACGCGCACCGCTGCTCGACGGGCCTGAATCACAATACACGACTACATTCGACACCTTCAAAAAAGAAGTAGCGAATAATCCTGAAGTAAAAATACTGGCGCGTTCTACTTCTGTTCCCGGTCTCGATTTGCACGAGTTGAGCTCCACGCAGATCGTTCGCCACGGACAGGACCGCAACCGGAGTTATGAATATTATTACTATGGAATTGATGCCAACTTCATTCCTACAATGAACATGACACTGGTGGCGGGACGCAACTTCAGTGATGATATGCCCAACACAGACATGGTGATCATCAATGAAGAGGCAGTGCATCGGCTGGGTTTTGCCAACGCAGCTGCGGCCGTCGGGGAGAAGCTCAGTTTCCACACCTCTGGCTCTCGCAACCCTTCTGTTATCATCGGTGTGACGAAAAACTTCTACCAGCGTTCGCCCAAAGAGAAACACATACCAATGTTGTTTCAGTATTTGCAAGGAACCAATTTTTTTGCTTTGCGTCTGACCACCGCTCACCTACGAGAAACCCTCGACAAAGTCACCACAACGTATGGCAAAGTGTTTTCAGGAGCTACACTCAGTTACTTTTTTATGGATGAAAAGTTCAATCGTCAATATGTGGCCGATACTCGCTTTGGCGAAGTGATTGCTTCTTTCTCGGGTTTAGCTGTTTTTATCGCCTGCCTCGGCTTGTTTGGGTTGTCATCATATACTATTGTGCAGCGCACTAAAGAGATCGGGATACGAAAAGTGTTGGGTGCTTCGGTGATTCAGATCGTGCAACTCCTTTCGCAAGACTTTGCTCGTGTCATATTACTGGCTACGGTCGTGGCGTTACCTGCAGCTTGGTGGGCTATGACCTCATGGTTGTCCAACTATGAAGTGCGTGTGCAACTGAACCCGTGGATGTTTGTGGCCCCCTCTGCTGCGATCTTGCTCATTGCATTAATTACGGTGAGCTTTCAGACCATGAAAACTGCGCTTTCGAATCCGACAGATTCATTGAAGCAAGAATAA
- a CDS encoding ABC transporter permease, whose product MLKNFLIVAWRNLIRNRTISIINIAGLAIGLAVCGLIYEYNRFEVSYDKFNTNADRLYRVTLASTEADASKHASATNHPAVGPAMKSDFPEVEDFVRLARSSLFATSVTLSTTGSDGNLISFNEEQMFLADAAFFKLFSYPLLEGDPVTALAQPKSIVITQSISRKFFGGESALGKTLSVNRDVNLTVTGVMKDIPTNSHLDFNVLISFSTVGEKWGYDQWRWPEFYNYVLLKQGVRTNEITHKFPAFVDKYLGDVKREYKWDIQMALQPVTSIHLQSNLALEQSANGSERIVYFLGALGVFILIVAWINYINLSTAKSLERSKEVGLRKVVGASKVQLVVQFFFDALLVNTFSLLLAIFILSLTMPWFETLVGKAISSTLYSNGWLADPQLWLIALGVLFAGTLLVGAYPALLLSSFNPAQVLKGKFSKSSSGEFLRKGLVSFQYAMSLFLIAGTIAMYKQLHFMQNQNLGYTKDQVLVVKSPAVFDSTVQHHVSWFKNSVNGLTEVNGVAASNGVPGRVLLWRNGARKVGLPREANFNCYQQTIDEDFISTFDIQVVAGKNLEAKDQFVFDRESKILINETMSRKLGFGKPEDALNEKVTFGMGPREQLGEVVGVLKDYHQVSLRESFEPMMYVIPSFFSWNYISINLKGENAATTITAVKNFYNQAFPNNAFEYFFLDEYFNKQYESDVKIGKIFGIFTGLAIVIACLGLLGLSIFAVAHRTKEAGIRKVLGASVLAILSLFTRDFIKLLAIAYVVAIPLVYYAIDQWLSSFAFHIAPGWEIFVLPMIALLLISIVTVGVICMRAATGNPTAALRQD is encoded by the coding sequence ATGTTGAAGAACTTCCTAATCGTAGCCTGGCGAAATCTCATCCGGAACCGGACCATCTCTATTATTAATATTGCCGGCCTCGCCATCGGGCTTGCTGTTTGCGGGCTCATCTATGAGTACAACCGTTTCGAGGTGAGCTATGACAAGTTCAACACTAATGCGGACCGATTGTATCGCGTAACATTGGCCAGCACAGAAGCGGATGCTTCGAAGCATGCATCGGCTACCAACCACCCGGCTGTCGGGCCTGCTATGAAAAGTGATTTTCCGGAAGTAGAAGATTTTGTGCGACTGGCACGTTCCAGTCTGTTTGCCACCTCAGTAACACTGTCAACTACGGGCAGCGATGGCAACCTCATTTCATTCAATGAAGAGCAGATGTTTTTGGCGGATGCCGCTTTCTTCAAGCTGTTCTCCTACCCGTTGCTGGAAGGGGATCCGGTTACGGCATTGGCGCAACCCAAGTCGATTGTCATCACTCAAAGCATAAGTCGGAAATTTTTCGGAGGCGAATCAGCTCTTGGAAAAACACTGAGCGTCAACCGTGACGTCAATCTCACGGTAACGGGTGTCATGAAAGATATTCCCACCAACTCTCACCTCGATTTCAATGTCCTTATTTCCTTTTCCACTGTGGGTGAGAAATGGGGCTATGACCAGTGGCGGTGGCCTGAGTTTTATAATTATGTTCTCCTGAAACAGGGAGTACGTACAAATGAGATAACACATAAGTTCCCTGCCTTCGTCGACAAATACCTCGGTGACGTGAAGCGTGAATACAAGTGGGATATACAAATGGCCCTGCAGCCGGTAACTTCTATCCATTTACAATCGAACCTCGCTCTCGAGCAGAGTGCCAATGGCAGCGAACGTATCGTGTATTTTCTTGGCGCTCTCGGGGTGTTTATCTTGATTGTAGCGTGGATCAATTACATCAACCTTTCCACTGCCAAGTCGTTGGAGCGAAGCAAAGAAGTGGGACTTCGTAAAGTAGTAGGTGCAAGTAAAGTACAGCTGGTCGTTCAGTTTTTTTTCGATGCCCTGTTAGTCAATACGTTTTCATTGCTGCTCGCTATCTTTATCCTTTCGCTGACAATGCCGTGGTTTGAAACCCTGGTAGGTAAAGCGATCAGTTCCACACTCTATAGTAATGGATGGCTTGCAGACCCGCAGCTGTGGCTGATTGCCCTGGGTGTTCTCTTCGCAGGCACGCTTTTGGTGGGGGCCTACCCGGCACTGCTATTGTCATCGTTCAATCCTGCACAGGTGCTGAAGGGGAAATTCAGTAAATCTTCTTCCGGTGAATTTTTACGCAAGGGGCTTGTATCATTTCAATACGCCATGTCTCTCTTTTTAATTGCGGGAACGATAGCGATGTATAAGCAGCTTCATTTCATGCAAAACCAAAACCTGGGGTATACTAAAGACCAGGTGCTGGTGGTGAAATCACCGGCTGTCTTTGACTCGACTGTACAGCATCATGTATCGTGGTTTAAGAATTCGGTGAACGGGTTGACGGAGGTCAATGGTGTAGCCGCATCGAACGGAGTTCCCGGTCGTGTTTTGTTGTGGCGCAACGGGGCACGAAAAGTAGGTCTTCCGCGGGAAGCTAATTTCAATTGTTACCAGCAAACCATTGATGAAGACTTTATCTCCACTTTTGACATTCAAGTCGTAGCGGGAAAAAACCTGGAGGCAAAAGACCAGTTTGTCTTTGACAGGGAATCGAAAATACTTATCAATGAAACCATGAGTCGGAAACTGGGTTTTGGCAAACCGGAAGATGCGCTGAATGAAAAGGTGACGTTCGGCATGGGGCCGCGTGAACAACTAGGTGAAGTGGTTGGTGTTCTCAAAGACTACCACCAGGTGTCGTTGCGTGAAAGCTTTGAGCCGATGATGTATGTCATACCCTCATTTTTCAGCTGGAATTACATATCAATCAATCTGAAAGGCGAAAATGCAGCGACAACTATAACTGCGGTTAAAAACTTTTATAACCAGGCTTTTCCGAACAATGCATTTGAATATTTTTTCCTTGACGAGTATTTCAACAAGCAGTATGAGAGTGATGTGAAGATTGGAAAGATCTTCGGAATATTCACGGGCCTCGCGATCGTGATCGCCTGCCTTGGATTACTGGGGCTCTCCATATTTGCCGTGGCTCATCGCACCAAAGAAGCGGGGATACGGAAAGTACTGGGTGCCTCTGTACTGGCTATCCTGAGTTTGTTTACCCGCGATTTTATTAAACTGCTGGCCATTGCCTATGTGGTAGCCATACCTCTCGTGTACTATGCCATTGATCAGTGGTTAAGTTCGTTTGCTTTTCATATCGCACCTGGATGGGAAATCTTTGTACTTCCGATGATTGCACTCTTGCTGATTTCAATTGTCACGGTGGGAGTCATCTGCATGCGCGCAGCCACGGGCAACCCAACAGCTGCGTTGAGGCAGGATTGA
- a CDS encoding SusC/RagA family TonB-linked outer membrane protein yields MYLNYTIYDLILKVMKISVLQLTLAITLGSMALARDNYAQQTLDREVTLHVKDVKLHEVLKEIEATARVKFVYSRNYLNLEHMVTVDVSKRRLGDILAELLTPYTIQFAAQDASDYIVLTELEDQSSRATLQELPLPQTSMSDLPAVVTGKVVSVGENTPLPGVNVIIKGTTTGTTTDAEGKYNISANSDDVLLFSFIGYKTLETQVGDRTEIDISLQEDITSLDEVVVIGYGTTTKRLKTGSIARVTDEDISKQPVTNPLAALEGRMAGVYVTQSMGTPGGAINVQIRGRNSIAGGNNPLYIIDGVPFTSTPMGSTYSSINNIGLGSPLATINPADIESIEVLKDADATAIYGSRGANGVVLITTKKGKSGETKVDVNFYTGVGQITRKMDLLNTQQYLAMRKEAFKNDGATMTPSNARDIILWDTTRYTDWQKVLIGGTANTTDAQASISGGTASTQFLVGGGYHKETTVFPGDFAYKKGSARFNLTHTSANQKFKTVFSTGFVMDDNVLPYQDPTINAFTTAPDSPLIYNTNGTLNWGPSNGNFANPYGMLLAKYKAKTDNLVSNLVLSYKVLPGLQLKTSLGYTSISKTEVQPNPSISINPIFASFTFPSTSFGNSSIKTWIIEPQADYQRTVGRGKISALIGSTFQQSISERVDLSATGFSNDALMENIASASTLRALNSVYTLYRYDALFGRLSFDWDGKYLLNLTARRDGSSRFGPNRQFANLGAIGAAWIFSREEFFKNVRFLSFGKLRGSLGTTGNDQIADYGYLDLWNPTTYPYQGGSGLYPVRLFNSNYSWETNRKLEAGLELGLDNDRVFLSVSYFNNRSSNQLVGYPLPATAGFSSIQSNLPAEVQNTGVEIEVSSKNIRSDNFSWTSSVNVTVPRNKLISYPNLAGSTFANSYVVGQSLSIAKNFHFTGVDPQTGLSTFEDVSGDGSLTYPNDLQAIKKVTQDFYGGLQNSLQYKNWKLDFLIQFVQQTGKNYWTSMSNVPGSRSNQATFVMNRWQKPGDITDVQKFTQDSGSPAYAAYYNPRPYGDNTISDASFIRFKNVSISYQFNQKWIEKAAMKNARIYLQAQNLFTITNYLGLDPENQSLSFLPPMRVITMGVQLTF; encoded by the coding sequence ATGTATTTAAACTATACGATCTATGACCTTATACTCAAGGTTATGAAAATATCAGTATTACAACTTACGTTGGCGATAACACTCGGGAGTATGGCTTTGGCGCGCGATAATTATGCGCAACAAACGCTGGACCGTGAAGTTACTCTCCACGTAAAAGACGTGAAGCTCCACGAAGTACTCAAGGAAATTGAAGCAACGGCACGTGTGAAGTTTGTTTACAGCCGCAATTACCTGAACCTCGAACACATGGTAACAGTTGACGTATCCAAACGGAGGCTCGGAGACATCCTTGCCGAACTACTGACACCATATACGATCCAGTTCGCAGCCCAGGATGCTTCGGATTATATTGTCTTAACAGAATTGGAAGACCAAAGCTCACGAGCGACTCTCCAGGAATTACCTCTTCCACAGACCAGCATGAGCGACCTTCCCGCAGTGGTAACAGGGAAAGTAGTTTCAGTGGGAGAAAATACACCACTCCCCGGAGTTAATGTTATCATAAAGGGAACAACGACAGGTACCACTACAGATGCTGAAGGCAAATACAATATATCAGCCAATAGCGATGACGTACTGCTATTTTCTTTCATTGGATATAAGACACTCGAAACACAGGTTGGTGATCGTACCGAAATAGATATTTCACTGCAGGAAGATATTACCAGTCTTGATGAAGTAGTTGTGATCGGGTACGGTACTACGACCAAGCGCCTGAAGACCGGAAGCATTGCCCGTGTAACGGACGAAGACATCAGTAAACAGCCGGTGACTAACCCGCTAGCTGCTCTGGAAGGCCGGATGGCGGGCGTGTATGTTACACAAAGCATGGGTACACCCGGAGGGGCAATTAATGTTCAGATCCGGGGGAGAAATAGTATCGCTGGTGGCAACAACCCACTTTATATTATTGACGGTGTTCCGTTCACTTCCACACCCATGGGATCGACCTATTCCAGCATCAATAATATTGGCTTGGGAAGTCCGCTAGCTACAATCAATCCGGCCGACATTGAGAGCATTGAGGTGTTGAAAGATGCAGATGCAACTGCAATTTATGGTTCACGCGGTGCTAACGGAGTGGTTCTCATTACTACTAAGAAAGGAAAGTCGGGCGAGACTAAAGTAGATGTGAATTTCTACACCGGTGTTGGCCAGATAACCCGCAAGATGGACCTGCTGAATACACAACAATACCTTGCCATGCGAAAAGAGGCTTTCAAAAATGACGGTGCTACAATGACTCCCAGCAATGCAAGAGATATTATCTTATGGGACACAACCCGCTATACCGATTGGCAAAAAGTTTTGATCGGAGGTACAGCGAATACCACCGATGCACAAGCCTCTATTTCCGGGGGCACTGCAAGCACGCAATTTCTCGTTGGGGGAGGGTATCATAAAGAAACAACGGTATTCCCCGGTGACTTTGCTTACAAGAAAGGTTCAGCACGTTTTAACTTGACACATACCTCAGCGAATCAAAAATTCAAAACTGTCTTTTCAACCGGTTTTGTAATGGATGATAATGTCTTGCCTTATCAGGATCCAACAATTAATGCTTTCACTACGGCTCCTGACTCGCCACTCATTTATAATACCAATGGCACACTGAACTGGGGGCCTTCCAATGGAAACTTTGCAAATCCTTACGGAATGCTATTAGCGAAATACAAGGCGAAAACAGATAACTTGGTAAGTAACCTGGTACTTAGCTATAAAGTATTGCCAGGACTTCAGCTTAAGACCAGCTTGGGATATACCTCGATTTCAAAGACTGAAGTTCAGCCCAATCCGTCCATTTCAATCAATCCGATTTTTGCGAGTTTTACATTTCCGTCTACGAGTTTTGGTAACAGTTCGATTAAAACATGGATCATCGAACCACAGGCTGATTATCAGAGAACGGTTGGCCGTGGTAAGATCAGTGCATTGATAGGTTCTACTTTTCAGCAAAGTATAAGTGAGCGAGTCGACCTGAGTGCCACAGGTTTTTCTAATGACGCCCTGATGGAAAATATTGCATCGGCAAGTACCCTTCGTGCATTGAACTCCGTCTATACACTTTACCGGTACGATGCTTTATTTGGTAGACTAAGCTTTGACTGGGATGGAAAGTACTTGTTGAATCTTACAGCGAGACGCGATGGCTCGAGCCGCTTCGGTCCTAATCGTCAGTTTGCCAACCTCGGTGCCATTGGAGCTGCCTGGATTTTTTCTCGCGAAGAATTTTTTAAGAACGTTCGCTTCCTGAGCTTCGGTAAACTGCGTGGAAGCCTGGGCACTACGGGCAATGACCAGATTGCGGACTATGGGTACCTTGATCTGTGGAATCCGACAACGTATCCTTATCAGGGAGGATCAGGGTTGTATCCCGTCAGATTGTTTAACTCTAATTACAGTTGGGAGACCAATCGTAAACTGGAAGCCGGGCTGGAATTAGGATTGGACAATGACCGGGTTTTCTTGTCTGTGAGTTATTTCAACAACAGGTCATCCAATCAATTGGTGGGATATCCTTTGCCAGCTACCGCTGGGTTTTCATCCATTCAAAGCAACCTCCCTGCTGAAGTACAAAACACAGGAGTTGAAATTGAAGTTAGCTCGAAGAATATCAGATCGGATAATTTTAGCTGGACATCCTCTGTCAATGTCACAGTCCCCCGCAATAAACTAATTTCTTATCCCAATCTGGCCGGGTCAACATTTGCTAATTCGTACGTGGTGGGGCAATCTCTTTCCATCGCAAAGAATTTTCATTTTACTGGTGTTGATCCGCAAACCGGGCTAAGTACGTTTGAGGATGTAAGTGGTGATGGCAGTCTGACTTACCCCAACGACTTGCAGGCGATCAAAAAAGTGACCCAGGATTTCTATGGCGGTCTTCAGAATAGTCTGCAATACAAAAACTGGAAGCTTGATTTCCTGATACAATTTGTACAGCAAACTGGGAAAAACTACTGGACTTCCATGAGCAATGTGCCCGGGTCACGTAGCAACCAGGCGACCTTTGTAATGAATCGCTGGCAAAAACCAGGTGACATAACAGACGTACAAAAATTTACTCAAGACTCCGGCTCACCTGCTTATGCTGCGTATTATAATCCTCGGCCCTACGGTGATAATACCATTAGCGATGCTTCTTTCATCCGTTTTAAGAACGTTTCAATTTCATATCAGTTCAACCAGAAATGGATTGAGAAAGCGGCTATGAAAAATGCACGCATCTATCTCCAGGCTCAAAACCTCTTTACGATTACTAACTACCTGGGACTGGATCCTGAAAATCAATCCTTGAGTTTCCTCCCACCGATGAGAGTTATTACGATGGGTGTTCAGTTAACCTTTTAA
- a CDS encoding rifampin ADP-ribosyl transferase, with amino-acid sequence MSKSSDEKLAGTAAKMFVQSYYHGTKADLEIGSLIEVGYNSNYGQKKKAKYIYLSATLDAAIWGAELALGEGQERIYVVEATGPIEDDPNLTDKRFPGNPTKSYRSLHPFRIIAEVSKWHGHLPEQLKTMKEHLTQLARQGIEATEE; translated from the coding sequence ATGAGCAAAAGTTCTGATGAAAAGTTGGCAGGAACGGCAGCGAAAATGTTTGTACAATCTTACTATCACGGCACTAAGGCAGACCTGGAAATCGGAAGTTTGATCGAGGTCGGTTATAACTCCAATTATGGCCAAAAGAAGAAGGCAAAATACATTTATCTGAGCGCCACACTGGATGCTGCCATTTGGGGTGCAGAACTTGCTCTGGGAGAAGGTCAGGAAAGAATTTATGTAGTTGAAGCAACAGGCCCGATTGAAGACGACCCTAATCTGACAGACAAGAGATTTCCAGGTAATCCGACAAAATCATATCGCTCGTTGCATCCCTTCCGGATCATTGCGGAGGTTTCAAAGTGGCATGGGCACTTACCCGAACAACTCAAAACGATGAAGGAACATCTTACGCAACTGGCGAGGCAAGGTATTGAAGCAACTGAAGAATAA